The Methanoregula sp. UBA64 genome contains the following window.
CGATCTTCTTGATCAGGGCATCGAGCACAACTTCCCGCATACCTTCCACGAACTTGATGCTGCCGACCACCAGGTGGCCGCCGCCGGAGATCCCGCCGCCGGGGATCTCGTTGTGCAGGTCCCGCACCATACGGGGGATGTTCATGTGCACGCCCCGGGACCGCAGGACCGCAAAGTCCGGGCCAAACCCGATGGTGACCACCGGTTTTCCCTCGTTCTGCTTGCAGAGGATGTCGTGGACCTCCCCCGAGGTCTTCCCCGGCGGGGGGAAGGTGAACTTGTGGGCGTGGATCTCCACGTCGATTAAGAACAGGTGGGCTGCATTGGGCAGCACACGGGAGACGACATGGGGCATGCAGGCGCTCATCTGGTCTTCGATCATTGCATTTGCGCCTTCGACCAGGAGGCCGACCAGTTTCTCGTGGCGCTCCCGGTTCCCGAGAAGGTTAAGAATGTCTTTTACGATCTCCCTGCCGTCATTGAACCGGAGCCAGAACTGCTCGTAGTCGAGCGCAAGGGCAATATTCTTGCAGGCCTGCTCGGAGTACTGGTCGCGGATAAGGGCGAGGTAGAGGGCACGTTCCGGTGCTTCGCTCCGGTCGCCCACACCGGCAATCGCCGGGAGATGTTTGATCAGGGGTTCGACCCGGGGGTTGATGAGCCGGGCCACTTCGGTCCCGAGCATCCCGGCAGTTACGCCAAAGTCCCCTCCCACATGGTAGGGGTTGACGTGGCCGACCAGGTACTTGTCGATGGTGGCATCCGGGTGGTGGTGGTCGATCACGACAAAGGGAATGTCGTACACGCTCGCGATCTTGTACGAGGCTTCGTCTTCCTCGGTGGAACCATTATCGGTGAGGATCACTAAGGGCATCTTCTGGCCGAACCGGGCATGGTCCTTTAAGGCGAAATCGAGGTCACGGGTGATATCCTCGATCTCGTAGAAAGGTGCCTTTGACGGGGCACGCTTGAAGAGGAAATAGTCGGCATCGAAGTCCCCGCCGGACTCTTTGATGAGCGAAACTACTGCCTGCTCGATGGCAACCGCCGAGCAGATACCGTCTGCATCCGCATGGTGCCGGAGGATGATGGGCTGGGCGGTAAAGATAGCTTTCCTGATGATCTTTGCTACCTTGCGCATCTCGGGCATGAGGGCGTCAAGCACATCGCTTTTCACGAGCGGCTTGATGATCTCGGGTTCCGCCCTGGCATCGAGCGCCTGCTCTATCCTCGTCCTCACGGCTCCCTCCTCGTCACCGGCCAGCGCAGAGACGGCATCGGCTTCGATCTGGAGCTGGTTGTTGCGCATCATGACTTCGCCGATGACCTTGACAATCATGTTGAGCTCGATCTCCGGGTAGGCCCGGACACCGGCTTCGACAAAGGCAGCGACGTTCTGGGTGCCGGATTCGTCGACGATGGTAAAGATGGTCGGGCCGCTCGTCTGCTTGATCTGGGCAACCTCGCCTTCAATGGCAACGGTCTTTCCCTGCTTTGTCTTAAGATCGGCGATCCGCACGGTCGTCGACGTCCGCTCGATCTGCTGGACCTGGTAGATCTGGATCAGCATCTCTTCGAGGTC
Protein-coding sequences here:
- a CDS encoding DHH family phosphoesterase — its product is MESDSDIIVYRLAAGCDLSDVEEGKTYLGKVQGFATFGMFVQLNDRIKGLVHKTSVKAEHKEKDSVLVRVRQIRPNGNIDLEEMLIQIYQVQQIERTSTTVRIADLKTKQGKTVAIEGEVAQIKQTSGPTIFTIVDESGTQNVAAFVEAGVRAYPEIELNMIVKVIGEVMMRNNQLQIEADAVSALAGDEEGAVRTRIEQALDARAEPEIIKPLVKSDVLDALMPEMRKVAKIIRKAIFTAQPIILRHHADADGICSAVAIEQAVVSLIKESGGDFDADYFLFKRAPSKAPFYEIEDITRDLDFALKDHARFGQKMPLVILTDNGSTEEDEASYKIASVYDIPFVVIDHHHPDATIDKYLVGHVNPYHVGGDFGVTAGMLGTEVARLINPRVEPLIKHLPAIAGVGDRSEAPERALYLALIRDQYSEQACKNIALALDYEQFWLRFNDGREIVKDILNLLGNRERHEKLVGLLVEGANAMIEDQMSACMPHVVSRVLPNAAHLFLIDVEIHAHKFTFPPPGKTSGEVHDILCKQNEGKPVVTIGFGPDFAVLRSRGVHMNIPRMVRDLHNEIPGGGISGGGHLVVGSIKFVEGMREVVLDALIKKIGDAPVQQP